TCCTTCCGGACCAGGCGGCGCAGGTCAAGAGCCAGCAGGGCTTCCGGCTGAGCAACTTCCCGTCGCGCGAGTTCTACTACGTGGGGTGGAACAACGAGCGCGAGCCGTTCAAGGACGCCAACGTGCGGCGCGCGCTGGGGATGGCCATCAACAAGCCGCAGATGATCCAGGGGCTGCTGCGCGGCTTCGGCGCGCCGGCGCACGGCGTGATCCCGCCGTGGAGCCCCATGCACACGGACCTGTCGCAGGCGGACCGCTACGACCCCGCCGCGGCCAAGCAGCTCCTGGCGCAGGCCGGCTGGCGCGACACCAACGGCGACGGGATCGTGGAGAAGAACGGTAGGCCGCTGCGCTTCACCCTGCTGACGAACTCGGAGAACCAGCTGCGCAAGGACGTCGCCTCCTTCGTGCAGCAGCAGCTCAAGCAGGTGGGTGTGGACGCGCAACTGCGCACCATCGAGTTCCAGACGATGCTCCAGCAGCACAAGGCGCGCGACTACGACGCCATCATCACCGGATGGGTGCTCGACACGTTCAGGGTGGACCCGGTGGCCCTCTTCTCCTGCGCCGAGGCACAGAAGAAGGGGTCGCCCAACCGCACCGGCTACTGCAACCCCGAGCTGGACCGCCTGATGGAGACGGGGATGCGCACCAACGACCCCGCCGCGGCGAAGCAGACCTGGACGCAGTTCTCGCAGATGCTGCAGCGCGACCAGCCGCTGACCACCCTCTTCTGGATCGACGACATGGCCGGGATCGGCCGCCGCATCCAGAACGTGACCATGGACCCGCGCAGCAAGCTGGTGAACGTGGCGCAGTGGACGAAGAACAGATGAACGGAAGTGCTAAGTGCTAAGTGCTAAGTGCTAAGTGCTAAGTGCTAAGTGCTAAGTGCTAAGTGCTAAGTGCTAAGTGCTAAGTGCTAAGTGCTAAGTGCTAAGTGCTAAGTGCT
The DNA window shown above is from Longimicrobium sp. and carries:
- a CDS encoding ABC transporter substrate-binding protein; the encoded protein is MPAPRALRAYTIFSALALLAACGGEGGSGGGNGGSGGAGQGGTAIVGILGNVQSFNPVTNTASTVQDIERYMLFTPLIQFDEKLQPRAYLAESWQMEGDTGVTMKLRRDVKWHDGQQVTAEDVKFTFDLAKNPKATSGLVGSVYLTQVKSATVVDPYTIRFAFTRPHAMALEDFWWSPVPKHILGNVPPEQLTQHPYNQKPIGSGPFKVADFRPNQSLVLEANPGFPAGMGGRPKLDRVVFRMIPEATTLVTELLNGTADVIGWTLLPDQAAQVKSQQGFRLSNFPSREFYYVGWNNEREPFKDANVRRALGMAINKPQMIQGLLRGFGAPAHGVIPPWSPMHTDLSQADRYDPAAAKQLLAQAGWRDTNGDGIVEKNGRPLRFTLLTNSENQLRKDVASFVQQQLKQVGVDAQLRTIEFQTMLQQHKARDYDAIITGWVLDTFRVDPVALFSCAEAQKKGSPNRTGYCNPELDRLMETGMRTNDPAAAKQTWTQFSQMLQRDQPLTTLFWIDDMAGIGRRIQNVTMDPRSKLVNVAQWTKNR